The Bryobacteraceae bacterium genome includes a window with the following:
- a CDS encoding FAD-dependent oxidoreductase produces the protein MKLTRRSFLQTISAVPVFSVPAWASGREIAADVAIIGGGTGGCAAALAACRAGLRVVMTEETLWIGGQLTAQAVPPDEHPWIEWFGCTAAYRAFRNGVRQYYRTHYPLLPPHAENPRLNPGGGAVSPITHEPRVALAVLHSMLQRYLSSGRLALFTRAVPLRADTDGATVRAVEFRDDSGAARVVRAPYFIDATETGELLPLTRTEFVTGAESRAQTGELHAPEQPQPANHQAFTVCFALGYDPDADHTIDRPEEYSFWRDYVPEMRPPWPGKLLSWSMSDPITLQPRRMFFDPTLQAKEPGLNLWLYRRIINKAIYEPGFCATDVTLVNWPQNDYWLGNLYGVSPEEAARHLKRARQLSLSLVYWMQTEAPRPDGGTGWKGLHLRPDITGTADGLAMYPYIRESRRIQAEFTVLEHHVGTDARMQATGKPREEVSAESFPDSVGVGSYRIDLHPSSGGDNYIDVSCLPFQIPLGALIPKRVENLLPASKNLGVTHITNGCYRLHPVEWNIGESAGALAAHCVRRGLRPRQVRNTEKLLREFQDLLTRQGVEIAWPRLRPL, from the coding sequence ATGAAGCTCACGCGCCGCTCGTTTCTCCAAACAATCTCCGCCGTTCCTGTTTTCTCCGTCCCCGCCTGGGCCTCAGGACGCGAAATCGCCGCCGACGTCGCCATCATCGGCGGCGGCACCGGAGGCTGCGCCGCCGCCCTCGCCGCCTGCCGCGCCGGGCTCCGCGTCGTCATGACCGAAGAGACGCTCTGGATCGGCGGCCAGCTCACCGCCCAGGCTGTCCCTCCCGACGAGCATCCCTGGATCGAATGGTTCGGCTGCACCGCCGCCTACCGCGCCTTCCGCAACGGCGTCCGCCAGTATTACCGCACCCACTATCCCCTCCTGCCGCCGCACGCCGAAAACCCCCGCCTCAATCCCGGCGGCGGCGCCGTCTCCCCCATCACGCACGAGCCGCGCGTCGCCCTCGCCGTGCTGCACTCCATGCTGCAGCGCTACCTCTCCTCCGGCCGCCTCGCCCTCTTCACCCGCGCCGTCCCCCTCCGCGCCGACACCGACGGCGCCACGGTCAGGGCCGTCGAGTTCCGCGACGACTCCGGCGCCGCGCGCGTCGTCCGCGCACCGTACTTCATTGATGCCACCGAAACCGGCGAACTCCTGCCCCTCACCCGCACCGAATTCGTCACCGGCGCCGAGTCGCGCGCCCAGACCGGAGAACTTCACGCCCCCGAACAGCCTCAGCCTGCCAATCATCAGGCCTTCACCGTCTGCTTCGCCCTCGGCTACGACCCCGATGCCGATCACACGATCGACCGTCCCGAAGAGTACTCCTTCTGGCGCGACTACGTTCCCGAAATGCGCCCGCCCTGGCCCGGCAAGCTGCTCAGCTGGTCCATGTCCGACCCCATCACCCTGCAGCCGCGCCGCATGTTTTTCGACCCCACGCTTCAGGCCAAAGAGCCCGGCCTCAATCTCTGGCTCTACCGCCGCATCATCAACAAGGCCATCTACGAGCCCGGCTTCTGTGCCACCGATGTCACGCTCGTCAACTGGCCGCAGAACGACTACTGGCTCGGCAACCTCTACGGCGTCTCTCCTGAAGAAGCAGCCCGGCACCTGAAGCGCGCCCGCCAGCTCAGCCTGTCGCTCGTGTATTGGATGCAGACCGAAGCCCCCCGCCCGGACGGAGGAACGGGCTGGAAAGGACTCCACCTGCGCCCCGACATCACCGGCACCGCCGACGGTCTCGCCATGTATCCCTACATCCGCGAGTCGCGCCGCATCCAGGCTGAATTCACCGTGCTCGAGCACCACGTCGGCACCGACGCCCGCATGCAGGCCACCGGCAAGCCGCGGGAAGAGGTCTCTGCCGAGTCCTTCCCCGATTCCGTCGGCGTCGGCAGCTACCGCATCGACCTGCACCCTTCCAGCGGCGGCGACAACTACATCGACGTCAGCTGCCTCCCCTTCCAGATCCCTCTCGGCGCCCTCATCCCGAAACGCGTCGAGAATCTCCTGCCCGCCTCGAAAAACCTCGGCGTCACCCACATCACCAACGGCTGCTACCGTCTGCACCCGGTCGAATGGAACATCGGCGAAAGCGCCGGCGCGCTCGCCGCGCACTGCGTGCGCCGCGGGCTGCGCCCGCGCCAGGTGCGCAACACCGAAAAGCTCCTCCGGGAATTCCAGGACCTGCTCACGCGCCAGGGCGTCGAAATCGCATGGCCGCGGCTGCGTCCGCTCTGA
- a CDS encoding hypoxanthine phosphoribosyltransferase — translation MKVPALPVIDRVLFTEEEVQRRIREVAAEISSRYRDGNLKMIGVLKGSVFFLTALARELTIPVKIDFLSISPFSNHTKAPGVVRIAKDLDEPVEGEDVLLVEDIVDTGFTARYLLQTIAGRGPNSIALCTMLDRPARRIVPLKIDFKCFEIPDRFVIGCGLDYKQLYRNLNFLAVLKPD, via the coding sequence ATGAAAGTTCCCGCGCTTCCCGTCATCGACCGGGTGCTGTTCACCGAGGAGGAGGTGCAGCGCCGCATCCGCGAAGTGGCGGCGGAAATTTCCAGCCGCTACCGGGATGGAAATCTGAAAATGATCGGGGTGCTGAAGGGGAGCGTGTTTTTCCTGACGGCGCTGGCGCGGGAGCTGACGATTCCGGTGAAGATCGATTTTCTGTCGATTTCGCCGTTTTCGAACCATACGAAGGCGCCCGGGGTGGTGCGGATCGCAAAAGATCTGGACGAGCCCGTGGAGGGCGAGGACGTGCTGCTGGTGGAGGACATCGTCGACACGGGCTTCACGGCGCGATATCTGCTGCAGACGATCGCCGGGCGCGGGCCGAATTCGATCGCGCTGTGCACGATGCTGGACCGTCCGGCGCGGCGGATCGTGCCGCTGAAGATCGACTTCAAGTGTTTCGAAATTCCGGACCGGTTCGTGATCGGCTGCGGGCTGGACTACAAGCAGCTCTACCGGAACCTGAATTTCCTTGCCGTGCTGAAGCCGGACTGA